Below is a genomic region from Pleuronectes platessa chromosome 5, fPlePla1.1, whole genome shotgun sequence.
AAATCCAAACAGGAGAGTTCTGCCATTTCAGCGTGAAGAGGACAAAATTGAGCCCTACTCGGATCCTCGGATGCATCAGGCAGACAAACACTTCACCCTGTTGCACTGAGGATTATGTTCTCCATAAAGAACTCAAATTGACGGACTCCCTTGTACTGCTTTTAAAAGGCATGGGACTAGAAatgagagaaattagaggcttgATGCCATCTTGGAGGGACGGAGGCATAGGGGCTCAGCCATTTGCTCTCTACAGTCAATGGCTACTGAGTTAGCACGGCCAGAAGCTCGGTCTGGAGCTCTGTCTAAttgaggctgcagcagctcaagTAACTGATGGCTTTACCCTCGCCGGGCATCGGGGCAGTGTCATTGTTATCCAGCTTGTTCTGCTTGGCCTCTCGGATGAGTTCGCAGGCCAGGTCCAGGAACAGTTTCTCCACGTTGTCGGACTCCTTGGCCGAGGTCTCCAGATACAGCATGCTCTGAGACTCAGCGAAATCTTCAGCCCTCTGTCTGAGGACCTCCCGCTTCTCTGCCAGGTCTATTTTATTACCTGTAACGCATACAAATGTATCTGTCAACACACGTAACAAGACGTTTACGTAAcaagacacagagaaaagaagactTTCTGAAcagtggtgggtgggtgggtgtggatCAGGCAGATGGAAGTGGAGTGGGTGTACATGTGAGTGATTCCTTTCCTCAGGAGTGACCAAAaatccacaaacacaaaaataaaagtgaggTCTTTTGCaaatctacacacaaacacactctgataTTTGCTCAGTTATTCATTTCCAATGCAGATTTCCGTGCAGTGAAATATTTCCCCTGCTTACAGGAAACGTCACGTGCCAAgtaaacatcacatttaaactCTGATGGCAACACAGTCTTTACACAGCTCTGGCAGCAGGTAACGTCGGCCTACAGGTGGCTAGTAGCTCGAGTCCACATAACAACAAAatgcttttatatatttcagttGAGTTTACTTGTTAACAGTTGCATTGTCCAAAAAATTCTCATCAAAACCATCAGATCTGGGTTAGATCTCAAGAAAAGGTTCTCAAGAACAGAAAAAACCCGAATGATACCCAACCCTACTTAGAAAACCAGGTGAGCTCCAGTAAAATACAGTGTGTGCAACTCTTCAGATTTCCCCAGACGAACATGATGTATAAAGTTTTCTTACCGACTAGTATAGTCACCACTTGGTTGTTGGCATACTGCTCAATCTCCCTCAGCCACTCTGGAAGGCACCTGAAGGAGTCCTCACAGGTAATGTCATACGTGAGAATGAGGGCGTTGGCACTACGGTAATAACTCTGAGTGATGGAGCGAAATCTCTCCTGTCCAGCCGTGTCCCATATCTGCAGCTGGAAAAAGGAAATATAGGAAATGAGCAACTCAAATCGTCCAGGCACATACTTTTGTTTAACATAACAGGATTTTCATATTTGTGTACCTTGACCTTCTCCCCTTTGATTTCCACGGTTTTAATCATGAAATCTACTCCGATAGTAGCCCCTTGTCCAGGCGGGAAAAGGCCCTGAAAtgagattttatattttattgagaTGAACTGTGTTATAACTGCAAACTCAGTCGCGCAAATATatacgatatatatatatatgataccAACCTGAGTAAAGCGCCGGACAAGACACGTCTTCCCAACGCCAGCATTTCCTATCAGGACTATCTTGAACAGATAGTCATAATCTTCCATGCTCATCCtaaactgtgaaaaaaaaagagaaacagaaagatgaGAAAATGCATTGAAACCGATTGACTGCATTAAAGGATAATGAGCCATTTCTGTAAAGGTCCTGAAGCaagaaggagggaaagagatCAAACTGATATATTGTTGTGGAATCTGTAAACAGCTCGACGGCATCTCTGATGTTTGCCTTGAAAAATCTTTACCAGCAAAAATCTGAGATactaaaagtgaaataaactcACTTCA
It encodes:
- the rab30 gene encoding ras-related protein Rab-30; translation: MSMEDYDYLFKIVLIGNAGVGKTCLVRRFTQGLFPPGQGATIGVDFMIKTVEIKGEKVKLQIWDTAGQERFRSITQSYYRSANALILTYDITCEDSFRCLPEWLREIEQYANNQVVTILVGNKIDLAEKREVLRQRAEDFAESQSMLYLETSAKESDNVEKLFLDLACELIREAKQNKLDNNDTAPMPGEGKAISYLSCCSLN